CAGATGCACATTTTACCTGTAAATTTGAAAGTTTTCATCTGATACTCTAATTAAGGAAATATATTATGTGAGTTTGACCTTTTGATTTCTGTCCTGTCCTTATTGTCTTTCAGGAAGATGATTAGACAGAGTTATATGCTAAGGCCTCTTAAGTATTTGTTTCAGCATAACAATAGGTCACATTTTCATCTAGTTTAAATGTAATTTAGAGATATAAAGAATCATTTTCATGACCTGTCATCTGAGAAATACTTTGCCatcatggtttctttttcttccccaattTACCCTCCTTACTCGCTATTACTAGACCTTTTCATGGATAGAAATTTAACTTACTGCTGTCTATTTCAACTTAGAATGTAACAGACTTGATTGCCTATTCCGATAGGGCAAGCTAGACatctaaattttataaattgtattgGAAGCAGTAGATCATGTAGAGACTTTAAAAAAGCTGTATTTAGTTTTGTTTGGGTCCATTAGTGATACACTTTAAATTTGAATATTGGAAAACCAGagagtcaaaaaagaaagagtcaaAGATTACAACTCTATGCAAATATTATAGGAtgaaggattttttgtttgttttgtgcagAGGGGCCAAGTATGACTTAAATTTGCTATGATCATGAGTATATTAACAAGTAATGTTGGTAGAATATCCTTTGTCTTTAAAGAGGCTAGAAAAATTATAGGAGTTTAAACTTAAAGCTGTTATGATTTGGGGTTGTAGAATATGATTTGGGGTTATAGAGCAAGGAAACTTTGTTTATAGCACTTGTTGACATTAactgggaagaaaagaaataattagactCTGTGGTTAGCCCTGTTTTAGGAATCTGTGGCTAATGGAAAATCTCTCAGTTGGATCAGTACCCTCTTTACTATTGTAAATCAGTCTTATGAAAGCAGATGTTTGTGGAAGGGTGAGGTAACTTACGTCCTTGCTTTGCTTGATGCCTGTGGGGACAACATGGTGATCAGCTAGAAGAGGTGCTTTAACCGTTCAGAATCATGTAGGTTGAGGGAATGCACATGATGGATTTCAGGCAAGTTCACAGCTCTTATTATGGCTGTTTAACATTGTTTAAATATCCTAGTGCTTTATAGCTTAAGTTAATTCTTGTGGTCAATGGGACTTTCCAACTTCTAATTTGAGTTAGTACAGCAGtagtaaatagaagaaaaataattctcattGCCTAATAATTGCTTATAACATTAATCAGGTCATAATCTCTTTTACATATGAGGAAGTGAGAATGATTGGAAGCCATCTTATAAAGATGCCTACCACAAGTGGTTAAGGCTTTTctgtctttgttcattttaaCTGTGAATTTGGTTTTTAGAGTTATTAACCCTTTAGGTTCTAGTGCGTTTTCTGAGCTATCTAGTATTGAAAGTCTCatcattatttttcacattttcatatGTAGTGAACTTtatcaataatatatttaataaaatgaaacaatccTTAAATGCAGAGGTGAAGTGAGTTAGGGCAAGGTGTATGGTATGAAAAAGAAAGGTCTTTATCTCACCCTGACACTACCCCCTCAACCTAACATTCTTGCTCACTGTGCTTTATATACATATTACACGCTACATCatactttgtttttctctaaGCATATTGTTTGTCTTCCTGTCTctacattttttattgtgattccttttttccttctatttgaaTACAATCCATCTTCACTAATTCGTACCTCCTTCGTGTCTACCAGTGTTACTTTTTTATGTACAACTTCTGACTCTTTTTGAACTGTTGCTTATTTGTGACATCTAGACTATATTTTATCccttattatattaaaaatcataTGCAAATCTTGATTTGTCAGCTAAATTCTAATTCCTATGAAGGCAacgattctcttccattcttcaTATATCCTCCATTTAATCCAGCACCAAGCACATAATAGCTCAATATTTATTATTAGTATAATTGTAGGTACAAAAAGCAGTGGAGTGTGTTCATTGTATTAGTGGTCTTGGAacttaaatatgaatattttttctgatttccctTGAGATTAAATTTTGACAATGAAAGAGGTATGCTCAAATAACAGACGTCTGTGTTCACACTATTATTGGAAAGGAAGTTCCATTAAAGGATGCTCAGTTACCTGCAGATTCTTTGAATAGGAGCAAGTATCCATAATATGTGATGTTATaggtttttaaatattctagaacTCTGAAAAGTAATGTGTGTGTAAAGGTGGAAGGAAAACTGGCTTTCAGTTATTGAAAAAATCACAAACCAACACCCTAAGGATTGttgttaatatataaaatacaaataataggacaatattagtaatttttataCTTGAGTTATATTATTCTGaagaatgtttttcaaaaaaaaaaacagttgttttCTGCATGCAGAAAGTTCAGAGGTCAATGTCAGGTAAATGGCAAAGCACAATTTGTtacaaataaagttaaatttgGTTTCTGTAATGCATtcgctatgtgactttgggcataTTACTTAAGTAACCCTTCTGAGCCttaatttcttcacctataaagtAGAGACAGCAATAACTTCAAAAGATCAGATTGAGGGCTAGAAAAGATAGGTCATCTGATGTGTCAAGCACATTACCTCCTCTTCATAGGCATCTAACCCATGCACATTGTGTTTTGCTACgtttctccccttcttcctcatGTTAGTTACACATTATTTAATTCTAAACCTTACTTAAAATGTTGCCCTGATAGAGTATCATATATCATAGCACATTTTGATATCTGTAAGAAAGTTATTTCTAATTCTAGCAGTAATCCAGTGGGAAACTAGACTTGGAAAAGGATGTTGTCAATAATGTGAcatgaatatttttcaaagaatttgtgtattttttggttTCACTTCAAAGTAGTgagtttgaaaaaatattaaaatatttaatattaagcttaaaaaatacattaagacATTTTTTGTTAGTTTGAGGTGCCATATAATTTTCTGAAATTAGTCAAAAGATCTCagtgacaaaataaaattttgccaAGTTAACTAGGGAAatagtattataaataaaataattttaaccagACCCTTTGAGGAATGGAGTTTTCTGGCTAACAATCCCTTTTGTTTCACCTCTTCACATAAATGTTTACAAGCATTATGATTCACTCTCATGCCTTAGAGTAATAGATGTATAGAATATAGGAACTTCTTTGTAGACTGAGGATCTTTCATCATTCTAAATAATAGCTTTTATCGTATGACAGTGTGGATGATGGCCTTATAAGCAGGAGGAGATTAGGCTCTAAGTAATCACAGGGCATATTATGAAAAGTGACCAGCCTCCACCATCCCCTCCTCCCATTCTCTAATCCCTAATCAGTTTTACTTTAATTTTCATGTCCTTACTTCTGAAAATGGAGTATAGAACATTTCCTAACAAGTTGAGAGTTTGGGTCTTAGAACTTAAAATTTATTGAAGGAGACTTGGGAGATTATTTAGCCTAacaccctcattttatagattaaaaatctCTGAGGCATAGATTAATTGACTTGCTCAAGGATACTAAGCAGATtcactaaaagaaacaaaaatttaggTTTCCTCATTAAGCTGACACTTTAACAGTGTCCCAAATTTTGGTGGTTATCTTTGATCTTCTTTGAAACAGGTAGATCGACACTTGAGAAAGCTGGATCAGGAACTGGCTAAGTTTaaaatggagctggaagctgataatgctggaattacagaaatATTAGAGAGGCGTAAGTAAAATTTACAGTTTTCCATCAATATTGGACAGTACATGTGCAAATTGCTGAGAAGACCTTGTCCCACACAGGCTTTTGAAATCCTGCCCTTCAGTGGATGGTGGCATCCAGGCCAGATAGCTTGGACCCTAGCAGTTGGAAATGTTTGGGTCATGGATACTGAGAGAGATAGTATAGGATATCATCCACTCACTCTTTATGAAACaacatattaaattattttatatccatATATACTAGTAAGTTGAGTGGTAAGAACAAATTTAAAGAAACGTAACCATCGGGAGACAAATTAACCATCTTGCATTAAGTGTGTTGACTTTACTCTGCCTCTTTATACACTTAAGCTTTGAGGAAGGTTGTTAGTTTCTCTTCTTAAGAATTACTTTATGGCTTTTCCTTAACTGCATATACTGAAAAAGACTCACATTGGTTTCATAACACTAcctctttttcttaaagaagtgttttcttctttcccttatcAGCAAGAAaccattttaatatttctttgcaaGGCTCTATTTGATCTCCTGCTATAACTTACCCCTGTCACTTCTTTGGTGTGACTTCCCAAAAATGGAAGCATGAGCACTGTTTCCTTAACTAATTTAGCATTTCTTCCAACCTAAATAGGTAATTTACATAAATCAGTTAGTGTGGTACTAGGTGTAGAGTAGGCACTCACTAGATGTTAATTGAACCAAATTAATATTATGGCTAATTTCTACTAGAATTTAATTAAAACtttcaaacatattttttcttggtGCATTTCAACAGTAAAGAATATGTACCTGTTTCTACATACAGATGAAAGATTTCTTTACAGTGCCAATCTATGTATCTCTCTACTCACTAGAAGTCAGCTAGGGAAGCCAATCCCAAATCTGTCTTGGTATCCATAGTTGCATTTTTGTGTTCAAAAGTAGATCCATCACTTTAGATAATCATCCTATTTATTTGTGATACTTTTCTTCTGGAGGAACCCTATATAAAGATAATAAGTATTTtgagacaaaattaaaaattctttagctgctttgattttttaaaaatgctgatgaTAGCTGTGAGTAGTGATAATTCATGCCTATTCAGTACTGCAGGAAGGTTAATAAAGCATCCTCTGTAAGGACACAGACATATGAAACAAAATTGGATCAAGTTATAAAAATTGCTCCACCCTGTGCCCTGCCATAATTTCATCTCAAGGGATCAAAAATAAacccagaaaaatatatttagaggTATTTTAAAGCTTGGTGTTAGAGATTCTATTCCTCACTTTTTGCGAACAAAATCCCTAACTTCTTTTAGGAAGTCTTTATTATCATAATGTTATTTTAAtgatcaaatgatttttttcatatagtATTGTCCCCCATCACGTAGAACTTTAGAATCTCCCATTTCTTCAACTCAGTAAAACTAGGTTGACTCTTACCAGTAATGAGATTACAatgtccattcatccatttatatGGCACCCACTGTGGTGAATTCCCTAATTAGTCACGAGTATGCCTTGAGCCATTTTGTACTTAAGATAAATATTGGGAAAGGGATAACTTATTGTTTAGAGAGAGGATAACTCAGTGTGGGATGGACAGTGGTGATCCTCTAACATATCTGGCTAAAATAAATACAGGCGTATGCATCACAACTTGCTAGTCCTCTGCTGGGTAAGGTAACTCATTGCCTGTAGTTGAGTGACATGTGAAGTTCTGCGGTGACATTTAATGGTGGTGTATCTCTGTGCCTCTCTTCTTTTAGGATCTTTGGAATTAGACACTCCTTCACAGCCAGTGAACAATCACCATGCTCATTCACATACTCCAGTGGAAAGTAAGTTTGGTGTAGTGCagctaagttttaaaaacaatgaaaacctTATTATATCACCtgtatgttctctttttttaactCTACACAACCAATTGAGAAATaaatcccttctttttttttcattgcaagTACTGGCGGACTTATCTTTTTCCTTGGGGGGAGCATATGTGATTCGGAAATGAGTATTCTGTTTTCTCTTAAGTGCATAGAAGGAGAATGTGTAGTACTAATAGCATATATTCCCTTCATACACATACCTGATTCTCCTTAGGGAGCTTTTCAACTGAGCATTCTCCTTAGGGAGCTTTTCAACTGAGCCAAAcaataaactattttataataGGCCTTTGTCTTTTTCATCCTTGCTTCTCCAATGCTTAACCTAATGTTTGGCATATAATTAAGTCTGAATGGTTGGTAAGTCAGTGAGTGGATGAATTGTTAGTTAGATGACTGGCTGGCTGGTTGATAACAGTCAAAAAATGACTGTATCAGTGCATCTTTTGACACATCAATTTGGTGGGAAAAGATAGTTGACTGAAAACTATTTTAAGTGGTAGATagtgttttgaaaacaaaatttcccTCACATTGTATATGAGCCCATGGTGTATCTTGGGTTAGCTTTAGTACTTTGCTAGAAGTTTTTTAAATGGTGGAGAAGTCTACTCTTAATAAACATGTGACACAGAGTTCTGCTTGTCCTGCCTTCTGAGGAAACATCATGTTCTGTATTTTATGAGGAACCCAGATCATACCGTTTCACGTTATAACTGGATATAAGTATTATGCCTTGTCCATAGTTCtctaaagtttaaaaacacatgaattctttatttatatttagaaaggAAATATAATCCAACTTCTCACCATACGACAACAGATCATATTcctgaaaagaaatttaaatctgAAGCTCTTCTATCCACTCTTACGTCAGATGCCTCTAAGGAAAATACACTAGGTaagttaattttcttaaatatgattgctttgtttgtttgtgttaGGATAAGGGGAAATAAAGTCTTTCAGGATTAATGAATCATACAGTTTCTTTACCTGGTTAAAGTATACatatggagaaagaagaaaaaggaaaaccaaatacATTATTCAGTTGACTTAATGTACAAgtgacattaaaaattttaatgattatATGTCTGTGCTGGGAAATAATGTAATTTAGACTCACTAACATTATGTTCTCTGcaaccatttttatttcttttttacatcTACACAGGTTGTCGAAATAATAATTCCACAGCCTCTTCTAACAATGCCTACAATGTGAATTCCTCCCAACCTCTGGGATCCTATAACATTGGCTCGTTATCTTCAGGAACTGGTGCAGGGGCAATTACCATGGCAGCTGCTCAAGCAGTTCAGGCTACAGCTCAGGTAAAAAGTAAAGGGTTTAGAGACAAAATGTTACATTTTGTCGGAATCATTGGAAACCTAATAGAAATAACTGGATGTGAACAAATAGTTTTCTAacattgtatattttcattttgaagtcATGATTTCATGATGTGATATTTTagttaatgaaataatatgtagaaATTACCTGATTgataatgaaaactaaaaaataggtTTATCATGCGGATTATATGCAGACCCTTCTCACAATAACTGCTCATGTTGCCCATGTTCTTGACTGCAGTCCACAGCACATGCTAGCATAGTTCTTCGTTCTTTCTGCCAGTTCCAAGGCTTCCCCTGCAGCCTTAGACTTAGGTCATCTTGAGTGTGTTGACTTCTGTATAGTTTGTCTATATTCCAAATTAAGAAGTTGCCCATCCCATAGTTTATATTCTAACTGcgtaaaatcttattttaaatctttaaataaaaaaggttaggctgggcatggtgactcacacctgtaatcccagctgtttggtaggccgaggcgggtggatcacttgaggtcaggaattcaaaaccagcctggtcaacatggtgaaactccatctctactaaaaatacaaaaaaagtagctgggtgcgtggtgggtgcctgtaatcccagctactcggtaggctatggcaggagaattgcttgaacctgagaggcagaggttgcagtgagccaaaatcgtgccactagACTCCAGCCCAAGCGACAGatcgaaactccacctcaaaaaaaaaaaaaaccttaaattcCAGTGATGAAAATAATAgtttaaacaatataaattaacatttgataaaccaaaataaaactataatttgtaaaacttgaaaaagaaaatctacatatttacatatattgatgCTATCAATGAATGTCTATTTAAGATGAAGGAGGGACGAAGAACATCAAGTTTAAAAGCCAGTTATGAAGCATTTAAGAATAATGACTTTCAGCtgggaaaagaattttcaatggcCAGGGAAACAGTTGGCTATTCATCATCTTCGGCACTTATGACAACATTAACACAGAATGCCAGTTCATCAGCAGCCGACTCACGGAGTGGTCGAAAGAGCAAGTAAGTTTTATTGTTACAGTAGCCCTACACGTTTACTGAACACTTGGTCTACTTGACACTTCAGCCAGGCCTCTTTATGTTAAAGGCAGGATATAACGGATTAAAATTAACCTTGCAGAGGTAGGGAGACATGCAGTTTTCATTTTATAGTGCCATACTTTGAAGGGGTCAAGTCTTTAAAAAGTGTTagagttgtttttaatttttctagagtCGTAAATTGAGTTTGTTAATACATGACTtctatttatcttcttttattcATTAAGATAAATCATTTTATGGAACTGCTTTTCATTTATTACCCTTTATTTTGCCATGTGTTTCAAGGTAAATTAATGCAATGCAAATTATatcttggtgattttttttttttaaa
This window of the Pongo abelii isolate AG06213 chromosome 6, NHGRI_mPonAbe1-v2.0_pri, whole genome shotgun sequence genome carries:
- the ING3 gene encoding inhibitor of growth protein 3 (The RefSeq protein has 2 substitutions compared to this genomic sequence) — translated: MDLRDRFTEMREMDLQVQNAMDQLEQRASEFFMNAKKNKPEWREEQMASIKKDYYKALEDADEKVQLANQIYDLVDRHLRKLDQELAKFKMELEADNAGITEILERRSLELDTPSQPVNNHHAHSHTPVEKRKYNPTSHHTTTDHIPEKKFKSEALLSTLTSDASKENTLGCRNNNSTASSNNAYNVNSSQPLGSYNIGSLSSGTGAGAITMAAAQAVQATAQMREGRRTSSLKASYEAFKNNDFQLGKEFSMARETVGYSSSSALMTTLTQNASSSAADSRSGRKSKNNNKSSSQQSSSSSSSSSLSSCSSSSTVVQEISQQTTVVPESDSNSQVDWTYDPNEPRYCICNQVSYGEMVGCDNQDCPIEWFHYGCVGLTEAPKGKWYCPQCTAAMKRRGSRHK
- the ING3 gene encoding inhibitor of growth protein 3 isoform X1 is translated as MLYLEDYLEMIEQLPMDLRDRFTEMREMDLQVQNAMDQLEQRVSEFFMNAKKNKPEWREEQMASIKKDYYKALEDADEKVQLANQIYDLVDRHLRKLDQELAKFKMELEADNAGITEILERRSLELDTPSQPVNNHHAHSHTPVEKRKYNPTSHHTTTDHIPEKKFKSEALLSTLTSDASKENTLGCRNNNSTASSNNAYNVNSSQPLGSYNIGSLSSGTGAGAITMAAAQAVQATAQMKEGRRTSSLKASYEAFKNNDFQLGKEFSMARETVGYSSSSALMTTLTQNASSSAADSRSGRKSKNNNKSSSQQSSSSSSSSSLSSCSSSSTVVQEISQQTTVVPESDSNSQVDWTYDPNEPRYCICNQVSYGEMVGCDNQDCPIEWFHYGCVGLTEAPKGKWYCPQCTAAMKRRGSRHK